DNA from Salinibacterium sp. dk2585:
TGCAAGTCATCGTCGGTGTCATCCAGGCCCGCGAGGGACTGCCCGCCCTGCTCGTCGGCATCCACATGGTGCTTGCCGCGTTGTCGGCCGCAACCTATGTCGTCGTGGTGCTGCGGCTCAAGCGGCCCGCCTAGGCAGTCCCCTCACACGTCGCCGGGTTCGTAGAGGCGATCCGATCGCCGAGAGCTCGGAACCCGCTGGCAGGGCCCGCCCTGCCTGGACCGGCCGGCCTAGAAGGGCAGCAGCGGGTCGACGCCTACGGCGACGAAGACGAGCGTCAGGTAGGTGATCGACGCGTGGAAGAGCTTCATGGGCTTGGCCTCTTCACCGCGGATGGCCCGGTTGTAGAGACGGTGCGACTCGATGATGAACCATGCGCCCGAACCCAAGGCCACGAGTGTGTAGGTGAGGCCCATGGGGTGCACGGGAATCAGCAGGAGCGAGCATCCGACGGTCGCCCACGCGTAGAGGATCGTCTGCAGGCCCACCTGGGCGCGACCGCGGATCACGGCGAGCATGGGCACCTGGGCGCTCGCATAGTCAGCGCGGTACTTCATGGAGAGCGGCCAGTAATGGGGCGGCGTCCACAGGAAGACGACGAGGAAGAGGATCAGCGGCGACCAGCTGATCGACTCCGTCACGGCCGCCCACCCGATGAGCACGGGGAAGCAGCCCGCGATCCCGCCCCAGATGATGTTCTGCGAGGTTCGGCGCTTGAGGATGAGCGAGTAGACCACGACGTAGAAGAAGATCGCTGCCGCGGAGAGTGTGGCGGCGAGCCAGTTGGTCGCGAAGTAGAGCACGCCGATCGACAGGAAGGTCAGCACCCACGAGAAGACGA
Protein-coding regions in this window:
- a CDS encoding heme o synthase; its protein translation is MNATVDTPIRQERARGIAKARAYLALTKPRVIELLLVTTAPVMILAQGGIPNLWLMFWTLVGGALSAGAAGAFNCYIDRDIDRVMARTSNRPLVTGALSDREALVFSWVLTFLSIGVLYFATNWLAATLSAAAIFFYVVVYSLILKRRTSQNIIWGGIAGCFPVLIGWAAVTESISWSPLILFLVVFLWTPPHYWPLSMKYRADYASAQVPMLAVIRGRAQVGLQTILYAWATVGCSLLLIPVHPMGLTYTLVALGSGAWFIIESHRLYNRAIRGEEAKPMKLFHASITYLTLVFVAVGVDPLLPF